One stretch of Zingiber officinale cultivar Zhangliang chromosome 6B, Zo_v1.1, whole genome shotgun sequence DNA includes these proteins:
- the LOC121992387 gene encoding 60S ribosomal protein L9-like — MKTILSSQTMDIPEGITVKVNAKIVEVEGPRGKLIRNFKHLNLDFALLEGGKKLKVEAWFGSRKTMAAIRTAISHIQNLITGVTKGYRYKMRLVYAHFPINASIPNNNDSIEIRNFLGEKKVRKVDMLEGVKILRSEKVKDELILDGNDVELVSRSAALINQKCHVKNKDIRKFLDGIYVSEKGTIVEEA; from the exons ATGAAGACAATTCTTTCCTCCCAGACGATGGACATCCCTGAAGGGATCACCGTGAAGGTTAACGCGAAGATCGTTGAGGTCGAAGGTCCCCGCGGAAAGCTCATCCGCAACTTCAAACACCTCAACCTTGACTTTGCTCTCCTCGAGGGAGGGAAGAAGCTGAAGGTGGAAGCGTGGTTTGGATCCCGCAAGACCATGGCTGCCATCCGCACCGCCATCAGTCATATACAAAATTTGATCACCGGTGTTACCAAGGGTTATAGGTACAAGATGCGTCTTGTTTACGCCCATTTCCCTATCAATGCATCCATCCCTAATAATAACGACTCCATAGAGATCAGGAACTTCCTTGGGGAGAAAAAG GTCAGAAAAGTTGATATGCTTGAAGGTGTGAAAATTCTTCGGTCTGAGAAGGTGAAGGATGAACTTATCCTCGATGGAAATGATGTTGAACTTGTTTCTCGCTCTGCTGCCTTGATCAACCAG AAATGCCATGTAAAGAACAAGGATATCAGGAAGTTCTTGGATGGTATCTATGTCAGCGAGAAGGGAACAATTGTTGAAGAAGCATAG